AGCACACTAGTGTCGTGTCACTTAAATATCTTTCGTTATTCTTATGTGACACGACACTTTCCCTATGGGGGCAAGCCCCCCTTAGACGCTTCGCTGAGCACCCTCCAGACATGGGGAAGCCTCTTCCCCATACCCCTTCAGTGTGCTTTAGGAGAAATTCTTTGTTTGCGAAGATATTTATGGGACAGCACACTGAGTTATTTATTTATTCTGTTCCAGAATATTTTTGAGTCTTTCCCTTGTTTCTTGATCCTGAGCAAGGGGAAGGATTTTATTTAAAATCATTAAAGCTTCTTCTTTCTTATCCAATCTTATAAGAATTCTTATTAGATTTTCATTTATTACAACATCATCTGGAGTAAATTCAAGGGCTTTTCTGAATGAATGTTCTGCTTCTTTTAACTTTCCCTTTTCTTGGAGTAAGATACCTCTTAAGTTGTGAGCAATAGAATAGTGGTTTCTTTTTTCTATCGCTAAGTTTATCATTTTAAAGGATTCTTCATAATTTTTTTGAATGTAGTACAATCTTGCAAGGTTGTAATAAGAAATTTCTTTCTGTTGATAATTTTGATCGGATATCACTTTCTCAAACTCTTTTTTTGCTCTCTCAAAATCTCCTTTCTCCTGATAAATAATTCCTAAATTGTTATGAACCTCGGTAAACTCTGGATTTATACCCAAAGATTTTTCAAAATATGAAATTGCCTTATCCCATTCTCTTTTTATTGTGTATGATAAGCCAAGGGCATTGTATGTCTTATAATTTTTAGGATCCAGTTGAGCACATTTTTGTAAATGGATTATCGCAAGATCTATCTTTCCCTCATTCAGGAATAAAAGCCCCATGTTTAACTGATACAAAGGATCTTTTTCTCTTTTTTTAATCAGGTTAACCTGGGAGGGTACACAGAGATAGAATAGAATTAAGAAAGCACACACAAAAGAATATATTAATAATTTTTTATTCATAAAATTAAAGTTTATTCTACTACCTCCCATACTCTTACATATCTTTTTATACCTTCAATCTTTCTCTCACCTAAAAAATTTGTTTTGAATTTATCTCTTATAAGATTATATGTATTTTCTCCTATTATTAATTGATTTGGCTCTGCGATAGCGTTCTGAAAACGAGATGCAAGGTTTACCGTATCTCCAATGCATGTATATTCCATTCTTTTAAGCGAACCAAAATCACCCACGATTGCTTTGCCACTATTGATTCCGATTCTGACCTTTATTTCTTTTTTAAAGGCAGATTCCATATTTATTTTCTTTGTTTTTCTTATCATTTCCAATCCAGTTTTAGCAGCTCTTTCTGCGTGATTTATCTGGGAAAATGGGGCTCCGAATATAGCCATCAGTCCATCTCCAAGATATTTATCGAGCGTCCCTTCGTTTTCAAAAATTATTTCGGTCATTTCTGAAAAAAAATAATTCAAAAGTAGGCCGACTTCAGAGGGCTCTAATTCTTCAGAAATTGAAGTAAACCCCACAATGTCAAGAAACAAAACAGAAACATCCTTTTCTGAAAATCCCAATTTTTGCTGGGTTAGCTCCATAAGTCTTGAGACAATACCTGGAGAATGATATCTCTCCAGTTTCTCTCTCATTTTAATCTCTTCTGCTAATTTTTGTGTTAAGTCAAACTCATGGAGCGCTATCCCTGCGTAATTTGCTAAAATTGATAAAATTTCTAAATGTTCATTTGATAATTTATTTCTTTCATCGCGGGAGTCAGCATATATAAGACCGAGAACCGAATCCTCGATCCATAAAGGTACACTTATGGCCGATTTAATTCCGTATATTCTTATGCTTTCAGCTTCATCAAATCTGTGATCAATCGATGAGCCAGAAAAGAGGATAGCAACTTTTTCATTAATTGATTTATTTACAATGGTTTTACTCAAAGAAAGTTTTCTCTCCCTTTCCACTTTTTGCAAAAAAATTATGGGTTCAAGGCTATTATTTTCCTTGCTTAATAGTAAAATTGATACTCTTTCGGAAGGGGTAAGTTCAAAAATTGAATTCACAAGATATTTTAATATTTCTTCCTGATTCTTTATTGATATCAAACTTTTGCCAAACTTCAGAATTCCTCCTAAAAGTTTTATCTTTTCTTTTTCCACTATTTCTCCCTTTATGAGAGGAGAGACTTCGTCAACAGATTTTATCATTGTAACCCATGAATCTGCTTCTTCTGTGATTTCAACCTCTGATTCCCTTTGAGAAACTTTTATTTCAAATTTACCTAATTTTATGGTATCACCTGATTCAATTATAGATTCTTTTATTTTTTTTGAATTTAAGAATGTTCCGTTCTTGCTATCTAAGTCTTTTATCCGAAAAGTATCCCCTTCTTTTATTATTTCTGCATGATGACGGGACACTGATATATCAGGAATGACCACGTCATTTCCTGAAGCTCTTCCAAGAGAAGTTTTTTTCTTTTCGAGAATGTAATGAATTTCTTTACTATCTATTTTATAAGAAATATAGAGAGTCATTCTTCTTTCAATTTTCTTGTCATTAGCTCAGATATAGCAACTTTTATATCCTTTCCTTCATAAAGGGTTTCATATATTTTTTCTGTTATAGGCATTTCAATTTTATTTATTTCGGATAATTTCTTAGCCACATACGTTGAAGTGACACCCTCTGCAACCTGACCTGAATCAAGAATAATTTCATCTAATTTTTTTCCTCTTGCTAATTCGATTCCTATCTTTCTGTTCCTGCTCAACTCCCCTGTACATGTTAAAATCAAATCGCCAATCCCTGCCAGTCCATAGAATGTTTTCCTTTTAGCTCCCATTTTTATTCCGAGTCTTGAAATTTCTGCAATTCCTCGAGTCATTAAACTTGCTAATGCATTATAACCCATAGAGAGACCTGAAACAATTCCTGCAGCAATGGCAATCACATTTTTTAAACCCCCTGCTAATTCAACCCCTTTTACATCTGAATTCGTATAGATACGAAATTGAGAAGAAGAAATCTGGCTTTGGATGAATTTCATTAATTTTTTATTTTTTGATGCTACTACAACTGCGGTGGGATATCCCTTTGCAACTTCTCTTGAGAAACTTGGACCTGAAAGCACAGCGATAGGAGGTGATGGAATAAAAATTTCTTCCATTAATTCTGAGATTCTTTTTAGTGATATGACATCGAACCCCTTTGTTAAACTTATTAACGGTACATCTTTTTTTATAAAAGGAGAGGTTTGTTGAAATAGATCTCTGCAGAATTTAGATGGCACTGCAAAAAAAATAACTTCAGCATCAGAAAAAACTTCTTTGAAATCTCCGGTTGGTTTTAATGAATCTGGCAGGATAAATCCTGGGAGAAAAATATTATTTTCTCTGTATTTTTTTATGTATTCCACAATATCTTCTTCTCGAACCCATAGATTTATCCTATATCCAAGACGGGTTAAATAAAGAGAGAATGCTGTTCCCCAGGAGCCTCCGCCTATTACTGAAATTTTCATCCTTCCCAGTCCTTTTGAAATTTTATGTCAAGCATTTTGTAAAGGGGATTTTTCCAATGGAATGTATTGTGCTCCATCAGGTTTCAATATGCTTCTGAATAAGATAATTTCTTTTACTTTTATTTTACCAAACAATGTTTCTCTTTCCTTTTCTATCACATCAAGAATTTTGGTGATATGTTTGGAATCTTTTACCCGTCCTATAGTAATGTGGGGAGAAAACTTTCTTGTTTCTCTCTGAAAGCTCAGTTTTTCCATCTCTTCTTCTATGTTTTCCTGTAGCCGCTTTAAATTAGTTTCCTCTTTTATTCCTATCCATATCACCCTTGGAGATTTTGATCTTTCAGGAAAAGTTCCCATTCCCTGAACAATAAGAGAGAAAGAAGGTATGCTTTCAGATATTTTTTTCAATTTATTATTGATTAAATTTAGTTTGTTCTCGTCTATCTCCCCAAGAAACTTGAGTGTCAGATGTATTCCCTCCTCTCTTATCCATTTAATATTTGCTTCAAATTTTTTTAATACATCTATTTTTTCATAAATCAATTTTTTTATTTCTTCTGGAAAATCGATGGCTATGAATGTTCTCATTAAATGATCAAATCAATATCATGTTTTATAATTACTTTTTTCTATTATATGTCTTCTCAGCATGTCTAAAGCTTTTTGAGTAGCCTGAAATTTTATTTGAGACCTTGTTCCAAAAAATTGATTTTTTGAATGTTTATAGCCTCCTTCAAATGAAAGAGCAACATGGACAAGACCCACTGGCTTTTCTTTGGTTGAACCAGCAGGTCCTGCAATTCCAGTTATGCCAATTCCATATGTAGTTTTACTTTTTTTTCTGATGCTTTCAGCCATAGCAATCGATACTTCCCGACTGACAGCTCCATGTATTTCTAAAAGTTTTTTTTCTACGTCAATCATTTCAACTTTAGATTGATTTGAATAACATATTATGCCCCTTTCGAAATAATCTGAACTTCCTGGTACATCTGTAATTCTTGATGAAAGGAGGCCCCCTGTGCATGATTCAGCAATTGCTAAAGTTTCATTTCTTTCCCTCAGGAGTTCA
Above is a genomic segment from Acidobacteriota bacterium containing:
- a CDS encoding NAD(P)H-dependent glycerol-3-phosphate dehydrogenase, with the protein product MKISVIGGGSWGTAFSLYLTRLGYRINLWVREEDIVEYIKKYRENNIFLPGFILPDSLKPTGDFKEVFSDAEVIFFAVPSKFCRDLFQQTSPFIKKDVPLISLTKGFDVISLKRISELMEEIFIPSPPIAVLSGPSFSREVAKGYPTAVVVASKNKKLMKFIQSQISSSQFRIYTNSDVKGVELAGGLKNVIAIAAGIVSGLSMGYNALASLMTRGIAEISRLGIKMGAKRKTFYGLAGIGDLILTCTGELSRNRKIGIELARGKKLDEIILDSGQVAEGVTSTYVAKKLSEINKIEMPITEKIYETLYEGKDIKVAISELMTRKLKEE
- a CDS encoding tetratricopeptide repeat protein, with protein sequence MNKKLLIYSFVCAFLILFYLCVPSQVNLIKKREKDPLYQLNMGLLFLNEGKIDLAIIHLQKCAQLDPKNYKTYNALGLSYTIKREWDKAISYFEKSLGINPEFTEVHNNLGIIYQEKGDFERAKKEFEKVISDQNYQQKEISYYNLARLYYIQKNYEESFKMINLAIEKRNHYSIAHNLRGILLQEKGKLKEAEHSFRKALEFTPDDVVINENLIRILIRLDKKEEALMILNKILPLAQDQETRERLKNILEQNK
- a CDS encoding adenylate/guanylate cyclase domain-containing protein, with the protein product MTLYISYKIDSKEIHYILEKKKTSLGRASGNDVVIPDISVSRHHAEIIKEGDTFRIKDLDSKNGTFLNSKKIKESIIESGDTIKLGKFEIKVSQRESEVEITEEADSWVTMIKSVDEVSPLIKGEIVEKEKIKLLGGILKFGKSLISIKNQEEILKYLVNSIFELTPSERVSILLLSKENNSLEPIIFLQKVERERKLSLSKTIVNKSINEKVAILFSGSSIDHRFDEAESIRIYGIKSAISVPLWIEDSVLGLIYADSRDERNKLSNEHLEILSILANYAGIALHEFDLTQKLAEEIKMREKLERYHSPGIVSRLMELTQQKLGFSEKDVSVLFLDIVGFTSISEELEPSEVGLLLNYFFSEMTEIIFENEGTLDKYLGDGLMAIFGAPFSQINHAERAAKTGLEMIRKTKKINMESAFKKEIKVRIGINSGKAIVGDFGSLKRMEYTCIGDTVNLASRFQNAIAEPNQLIIGENTYNLIRDKFKTNFLGERKIEGIKRYVRVWEVVE
- the thpR gene encoding RNA 2',3'-cyclic phosphodiesterase, with the protein product MRTFIAIDFPEEIKKLIYEKIDVLKKFEANIKWIREEGIHLTLKFLGEIDENKLNLINNKLKKISESIPSFSLIVQGMGTFPERSKSPRVIWIGIKEETNLKRLQENIEEEMEKLSFQRETRKFSPHITIGRVKDSKHITKILDVIEKERETLFGKIKVKEIILFRSILKPDGAQYIPLEKSPLQNA